ATCAATAAACATCACCATGTATCTCATTCCTCCAATAGATATTTGCTTGACTGGGCCAAAAACATCTGAGTGTATGAGCTCCAAAGGTGCCTTCGATCGATGCTCTGACTCCTTGTATGTCAATTGATGAGTCTTGCCATACTGACAACTGGCACACACTATGTCTGTCCGGATGTCTATTTGAGGAAGCCCTTTCACCACTTGTTTCTGCATCATCTCCTTCAATTTATTATAGTTAACATGTCCAAGACGTGCATGCCACAGATCACCGGTCTCATTTCTTCGAGTCTTGTCCACATAAGCAGATTCAGCTGAGAGGACATAGACCGATtgtctcctccttccttccatGATGGGTGTGCCAATCACCTTTAATTTTCTGAAAATCGCCACACCTTCTGGCCCAAAGAGCACATATTTTCCTTCTGCTGTCAATTGAGGGACTGACAGTAGATTTTTCTTTAAACCAGGAACATGATAAACCTTCTCAAGTTGGAGTTGCTGAGGACCATACCTTGGAATGACCGCCTTCCCAACACTACTCTTCTTCTTGTCATATCTTCTAACTTCTTGTCATCATTGGTCATGTGATTAGAGCACCCAGAGTCAATGATCCAGTCCTCCTTATAATTAACTACCGGATCAGTTATTGCTGCAAAAGCAGCTACCTCCATGTCCTCCTCCAACTTATCTTCTTCaatttcttgagaaaacccagCTTCAACATCTCACTCTTCTTCATTGATGTATGCTTCCTCCTTCTCTTGTGTGGTAGTGGCCATATTCCCTTCAAAGCGCCTCATATTTCCTTCAAAGCGTCTCACATTTCCTTCAAAACGCCTCCTTGGCAATCGACATTCTCGAGCAAAATGACCTTACTTACCGCAATTGCAGCatccatcattctttcttcttggctgttgttgctgctggttTTCTCGTCCATGGGCTCCCCCTGAAGAACCACTTCTTTCCTTTGGGTGATGCTTGCCACCATTTGACCACCTTGGTTTCGGCTTCCATTGACTCCGAGGTGGACCCTTCTTCTTACTTGTGAAgagcgcctcctcctgctcctttaTAGTAATGGTGCCCATCTTCTTGGCTCACTCCTCCTGATTAGCCAACAAATTTTCTAGCACCACCAATGAAGGTTGAGTAGGCCACCCTCTTATTGCAGCTATAAATCCATGATATTCGGGTCTAAGGCCATTGATGATAATTCTCCTCAAACGAGCCTCACCAACCTTCTCATCTGGTGCAAGCTCGCATATCTCTCGACAGATAGATTTTACTTTTGTGAAATACTAACCAATAGTCAGAGTGTCTTGAGAGATACCTGATAACTCCTTCTTTAAGAGTTGGATGCGTGCTTCATTCTTCTTGGAGAATAATTTTTCCAGAGTCTCCCAAGCTTCCTTCGGGGTCTCCGCATCCCGTATGTGCTCTAGTAGATCCTCTTCAATAGTCGTTTTTAGCACAAACATAGCATTTCCAGCCTTGATGCGCCATTTCCGCAAAGTTTCGGCTCCATCCTTCTTTCCAGAACTATCACCACTCTCCTTTGGTGGAGGCACAGTTTCGGTTCCTGCAACAACCTCCCATAGGTCCTGACCTTGTAGGTAGGACTCCATGCAGGTCTTCCAATAGCCATAGTTATGACTATTGAGCTTCTTGATCCCTTTGCTTACGCCAACAAGATCTGCCATGGTGAATGACGCCCAGCGTCAAGTAAGCTTCTTGGTCCCAAACCAATTAGCTTCACAGTCACTGACTGTGCTCCGGCAGAGTCTCCCCTTAGCGCCTTGATGTAGCACCGAACACAGCAAGCACCCTGTGCTCACTGAAGCCTCCTTTGGACGGTTCCGGACCGCaccgctctgataccaattgttggatattgaggtggccctaatacccactaagttgaggatctacccctATGACACACCAATTCACTCCAGAGTCGGTCaacttctagttacttagtgtaccgggtccttttgacggcagagccgccttttgcttccgggaggcagagcctaccaacagatgaagctggcttccgggtgacagagccaaccttcgatgaagcccagacccttttgtgatcccgggtgacagagccaaccttcgatggatcacaacttatacactaagtacttaggcttaaccgggagactaacacttataaagatgCTTAGtttattggagcaacaaagttacaaaggaacacacacacCTTTAAGTGGCTAGcctagcactcacccttctAGCCCTACCACAACTCATCTACCTTGCTCATGGATGGATGCCATGGCAAGGAGGAGGGCTCTATTTATAGGTCAAGGGGAATCATGGTATTAGGACAAGTGTCCCCCTTCTAGAGAATTCCAAAAAATATTctaatattttcaaaattttacttattactaattctagagTACTCCATGGAAAATATCTCATTCTTGCTTAGTGGAGAATGTTCTAGAGAGTTGCTTTGCATTCCTTTCAATACTGGTTATATTAAAACTCTTTTTAGGCTGTGTGCCGTTGCGGCAGAGGCCAGGAACATTTCAAGTTGATGTATCATGGTGTATCCTCTTGAAATCAAAAGTTTCCCCCtttctggaaaaaaaatagCCCTCATGATTATTTCCCGCTGCGTTCTCATCAATCCCTCCCAGGACAAGGATATGCAACCGTTTTCAACGGCACGTGGTTCAGCCTTGTGACTATTCAGAGGGTCCAAACAACTGATCAGGCATAACCATTCTCTTTTATGATCCTTGAAACCATATCCATTACTAACAATCTATCTGATCTGAGGCAGGATATCCATATTAGGAGTTGCTGTTATTACTTTGCGCGAGTTCATCTTGAGACTAAGATGAACTTCCAAATCCGCCAAACCCACCCAAGCAAGAACTACAAAACCACCACCGAACCTACCTGAGCCTTAATCAGGTTCCAAAACAAGAACCATACACATTTTGGATAAGAAAACTTCTACTCATGAACAAATAAGACTACATGAATACTCTCCGGATATTACACTTGCACTGTGGATTCGAAGCTCGCATCGCATGACCCGGGCTAGTACAGATTCGACCAGGTCGCTTTGACTTCTATAGGCTATAGCTGAAGAGGAATCGAGTTCATGGCAACGGTAGGTGCATCCATGCGCTACAGCCGTAACAGCAAACTTGCAGACGGGATCTGCTCCAAGAGCCGGAACCTTAAAATGCAGAATCAAGACAGAGTTCAACCTCACAGCAACCACAAACCTCTTCACGTCGCGGCACAGGTCCCCGATGGTGCCACGGAAGATCTTGATTTCTTCAGGTATCCGACCAACAAAACCGGTTATAGACAGGTCTAGGCCGCCActggcaccccccccccccgaacctGAATCCGTCACCCAAACTTGCACCGTGGCCTCCACAGATTCGTGGAGGAGCGCGCGGGCGATGTCCACCCGGGCGCCGCGATCCCCCTTGATCCGGTTGGTGATGGCTCCATGGATGAATGTGAGCTCGCTGGATGTGGCAGCCCCATCAATGAGGGGCAGATCATCTTCTTCTCCTGCGTCGTCGCCTCTCTTGATCCTCATGTCGTACTCGACCAGCACTCGGCACTGCAGGTAGATTCCTCTCTTGGGGCCGGAGAGGTAGATGAAGGCGTCCGAGCGGAGGTCGTGGATGACGAATGGATCCTCCCTTGTGCGGTTGAAGACGTAGTTGCGAAGAGGGTCCAGGAGATCGCGGACAGCCATGAACCCGTACACCTGGATGGGGCTCCGGCCGGCTGCTGCTCCTCTTGGGAGCTTGCTGAGCTTGAGCGAGAAGATCTGCATCATGGAGCAGCCCACGTGTTGCCTGCAGGCGGTCCAGCACGGGAGGCAGATATCGATCGGTTCCGATAGCCTCATTGGTTCCAAGCGATTGTTAATTCAGTACAGCAACTGAGCAAAGTTTGGTTGCTGTACAAAGATAAATAGGAAGGAAATTGGGAGTGAAAAATATAGATTTCGAGTGAAAGGAAATTGGGGATGAAATTGAGCATGGAAACAGCAATCGGCCCAAAGAAGGTGAAGGGAGGATGGGCATGCATCACTTACTCTCCCTGGTGTCGTGGAGGTGGTAGAGCCTGTGCAGGgggtgttggtgatatgcccaagagcccatcatcacaatacggtttaaaggcccaagtggatattgatccaagagagattagggttactaatgggcctatgagatagaagcccattagtacgccctatatatatgagggaggggctaggggggcgatgacctgagccgcgccacctccctagccgccgcccctccctctctctcggccgccgcccttgccgtgcgtgcggtgctagcacaccgacgcccggcgtttcatccccgtacgtgtggactccgtggaggcgctgctgcgactgctgcgctgatcggctgctgggatcaagtacgaggagctcggttcgtgggacgtgatcgactacttcctctacatcgacgcgcgacttcttccgctgcgctgcgcgtctagtggtaacgatctatgatcttctactcgcaagtatcttgggtttatgcggtagtgatgctagcgtagcctacccgtttaccttcagtggtaccagagccatcttgcgtagtttttggtctggatcttttgcatataggtgatatgttgttgtagtagattggatctattacttttgcacggtttgattagatcaattggtcataaggggttaaaactggagcgagttgattgcgcggcatgtgacaaaagattagtttgtgttatttctctgttatgcatacgacatgtccctaccggctggaatcaccatcgggactaactgtgtgcatagtcagcagattgaaccaacagatcaaggtcatgtgtagatgcagtcttctcaagtgcaaagtttgcacggtcaaggtgattgacctagtgaaaattgaggcattatgaatggctcggatttgaggtgatgcgatcactctgatgagattttcatagggattccatagatgcgatctgtgtaattccgtgaggttttcagggcgctgccctgagacccgcggggggcggctcccccctcgaccccccgcctgcaggaccgccgttgctttctcgctgtagcggcttcccaagcgctactttggtagaacacgtcgtacgcctaacttgtttttgcagggtgtgatgtgaatggtatggcctcaatgtcatgtgatgatgtatgtaatgatttgtgcggcctgcgtgtcgcatgttaacacaaccgggttgaggttgcaccattattgtataacgatctgcgtgtcgacttgtgatgtttgaatcctcatgtaattatttcactagctattagatgtagtagcttagtatcttttcatggaggtttcaatcatgatggcgatgatgatcaccacaagacaggacggatggcaatggaggtcaccttggagccatggcgatggagcccattgtgatgcaagaggccatactattcacaatataatatgattatatgcctgtgatgtttattttcctgtcatactattctttcatgcttttacatatggtggatgttttaatcatgatagaatagcttccctcagaaaagtttgagtttttgatgccttttaccaatagctgcacctataaattttgatcgttgtgtgttaggtttaccaaagtagagtaccatcagctatcacttttgtatagggtggatgtcggacattcacaagcatagtattggttcactcagcaaagctatcaaaacagttttgggctttaaggcatagggttggggccggggcattggatgccacccaacaaacaagagtcgcatagagatgtgattagtaatttgttacttacctgtatcactacttttctagccatgatgctaaagctcactagaattttagtgattatggatcttgaaccactatatgtcattagagggaagatgactttgatatagtaggttgtcttttgttaaatcggttaatgaaagtctttacataaacttagtgctgaaatcttgctttactttaatgttgtagatcatgtctgccagtaacaattccgctttcaatttacgttctgttcttgagaaagaaaagttgaatggaacaaactttattgattggtaccgcaatctgagaattgttctcagacaagagaaaaaggagtatgttcttgagcagccatatcctgatgatctccctgacaatgcaactgctgctgatcgcagagcttatgagaagcactgcaatgactcacttgatgtcagctgtctgatgctcgccaccatgtcccctgatctgcagaagcagtatgagcatgcagatgctcataccatgatcgaggggctgcgtgggatgtttcagaaccaagccaggactgagaggttcaatatctcaaagtccttgtttgcgtgcaagctggcagaaggtagcccagtcagtcctcatgtgatcaaaatgattggttacattgagactttggatagacttggttctgaacttcaccaagacttggctactgatgttattctccagtcgctcccgccgagctatgagccttttatcatgaattttcagatgaatggattggataaaacattgagtgagttgcatgggatgctaaaaacagcagaggagagcattaagaagaatccgaatcatgtgatgatgattcagaaggggaacaaaaagaggaagcgttggacgcctcctaatcccaaaggtaaaggcaaggaaaagagttccggtggtgagtcttcgggctctaagctaaagccagcacctaaggccaaatctggccctacttctgaagatgaatgcttccactgtcatgaaaagagacattggtctaggaactgcaagaagtacttggaagaaaagaagaagaagaagggaagtgagacttccacttcaggtataaatgttatagaaataaatattgcattatcttctagtgaatcatgggtatttgatactggatcgatgattcacacttgcaaatcgttgcagggtctaagtgagactagaagatttgcaagaggcgagttggacgttcgggtcggcaatggcgcaaaggttgcggtgttggcggtcggcacctaccacttgtctctaccctccggattagttttggaattaaataattgttattgcattcctgctttgagcaagaacattatttcttcttcatgtttggaagaagttggtgattttaagattgtaattgagaacaaacgttgttctatcttttgcaatggtattttttatgctcattgtccattggtgaatggattatatgttcttgatcttgaggataaatctgtctataacattaatactaagaggcttagaccaaatgatttgaatcccacttttatttggcattgtcgcttaggtcatataaatgagaagcgcattgaacaactccataaagatggattgttaatctcatttgattttgaatcatttgacacatgtgagtcttgtttgcttggaaagatgaccaaagcgcctttcactggtcagagtgagagggcgagtgacttgttgggacttgtacataccgatgtatgtggaccaatgagctcaatagccagaggtggttttcagtacttcattactttcactgatgactttagtagatatggctatatctacttaatgaggcacaagtctgaatcgtttgaaaagttcaaagaatttcagaatgaagtacaaaatcaattaggcaagacaattaaatttctgcgatctgatcgtggaggagaatatttgagccttgaatttggtgatcatttgaagcaatgtggaattattccgcagctaactccgcccggaacgcctcaatggaatggggtatccgaacggaggaaccgaaccttgttggacatggttaggtccatgatgagccaagctgatcttccattgtcattttggggttatcctcttgaaactgctgcgttcacactgaatagggttccaagtaagtctgttgagaagacaccatatgagatatggactgggaagcgtcccggattatcttttctcaaagtttggggatgtgaggcttatgtcaaacgtttgatgtcagataagctcactccaaagtcagacaaatgtttctttgtggggtatcctagggaaaccaaaggatattatttttacaataaggcggaatgcaaagtgtttgtcgctcgcaatggtgttttcttagaaaaggagtttctctcaaaaggatttagtgggagcaaggtgcaacttgaagaaattcaggaaacacccgaaactgtttcagcacccactgaagatccacgggatgtgcaagatgttgcacaacccgtagttgaggcaccagccccacgaaggtctataagggcacgtcgcgctactgacaagctcaacctccttattacggaggagcgccatgtattattgatggaaaatgatgagcccttgacctacaaagaagcaatgatgggacctgactccgacaaatggcttgaagccatggaatccgagttaaaatccatgcatgataatcaagtttggaacttggtcgatcagattgacagtgtaagacatgtcgactgtaagtggatttttaagaaaaaattaggcatggatggaaatgttcacatctataaggcacgattggtggcgaaagtttccgacaaattcaaggtgttgattatgaggaaaccttttcgcccgtcgcaatgctaaagtctgttcggattctcctagcaattgccgcatattatgactatgagatatggcaaatggatgtcaaaaccgctttccttaatggacatctaagtgaggatgtgtatatgacacagcctgaaggttttgtcgatcctaaaaatgctgggaaaatatgtaagcttcagaggtccatctatggattgaagcaagcatctcggagttggaatattcgttttgatgaagtagtcaaagggtttggcttcatcaagaatgaagatgagccttgtgtttacaaaaaggctagtgggagcgcacttgtgtttctggtcctatatgtggatgacatattactgatcggcaatgatattccaatgcttgaagccattaaaacctcattgaaaaagtgtttttcgatgaaggatttaggagaggcggcttatattctgggtattaggatctatagagatagatcaaaaaggctaattggattgagccaagacacgtacattgacaagatactgaatcggttcaatatgcaagattccaagaaaggtttcttgccaatgtcacatggcattactctaagcaagagtcagtgtgctacgacacctgatgagcaaaagaggatgagtacgattccttatgcttcagccatagggtcgatcatgtatgctatgctttgcacgcgcccagatgtttcctttgctctaagtgttacgagcaggtatcagtcagatttcggtgaacctcactggacaattgtaaagagtatccttaagtacttgagaagaactaaagatatgttcctaatatttggaggcgaagatgagctccttgtaaagggttacaccgatgctagttttcaaacagacaaagatgactccaaatcgcaatccggttttgttttctgcctcaatggtggggcagtgagctggaagagttccaagcaagatacggtggctgattcgacgacagaggccgagtatattgcagcttccgaagctgcaaaagaagctgtttggatcagaaagtttgtttctgacttgggtgttgttcctagtgcgtccagtccagtggacctctattgtgataatagtggtgccgttgcactagcaaaggagcctagaacaactaagaagtccagacatatactgcgaaagtatcacctcatccgtaactttgttgagagaggtgatgtgaaggtttgcaaggtgcacacggattcaaacgttgctgatccgttgacgaagcctctcccacaatcaaagcatgaggcgcacatgagatctatgggtattagatacttacatcagtgattctagtgtgcgtgggagattttgtgtcatgagtatgtttatgtaatgataaataattgttatttgttccatggatgattattttacattgattatcaagtatgtgacttgttcgtgaaactctttgttgaaaatgatatgattctaaattatccctagtttatgtcgttgtgtgggacaacaacgacattgagactagcacatgcattaattgatgatcatgtttcacggatcatggatatggagatatcagattaatgatgtggacacatgttggtgaacatggtgttgaattgacccactccaagacaatgttgggattgctattttgtatgtgccatcagttgttcttgagtgttatacctactgaatccttagacctgagatcgccattgtttctcactgtgtgtagtggtgcatcttggggctgctaaacgctactccgtgactgggtagttacaaaagcagcttacaggtatgtcatgaaacatggaatgggatgtgagcggatcaagatggaatttgcccctcctagataacgggagagatatctctgggcccctcgagatagttggatttgaaagtgcatggccatgccaaagtgattaaagagttaatcatgatgactaaaggttagttatgaatagaatccactattagatcgagagaatggtcgagctatcacaaaggtggcacgcatctcgctttgagcttgactggtatcgtgtggcaaagggatcggtgtatgagtatatctatggttcggccgatatgatctttatgtgtatttgtgagtcactatgccctgctaggtgccgctattgacttgtgattcggaaatgatttccgatcacgaccacctacacatgaacctaacgggtcacacacttaaggggtttggaatgttggaaagcttgcatgtatgattgtctctagtgcaagtgggagattgttggtgatatgcccaagagcccatcatcacaatacggtttaaaggcccaagtggatattgatccaagagagattagggttactaatgggcctatgagatagaagcccattagtacgccctatatatatgagggaggggctaggggggcgatgacctgagccgcgccacctccctagccgccgcccctccctctctctcggccgccgcccttgccgtgcgtgcggtgctagcacaccgacgcccggcgtttcatccccgtacgtgtggactccgtggaggcgctgctgcgactgctgcgctgatcggctgctgggatcaagtacgaggagctcggttcgtgggacgtgatcgactacttcctctacatcgacgcgcgacttcttccgctgcgctgcgcgtctagtggtaacgatctatgatcttctactcgcaagtatcttgggtttatgcggtagtgatgctagcgtagcctacccgtttacctTCAGGGGGTGCTCGTCGGGCCTGTAGATAGATCCATCGCCATGCTTGCTTCCCTCGATCAGCTCCGCCGGGATCACGCCCTCCACCTCGTGCTCGTAcacatcctcctcctccgccgctgccgccttccGTTTTCTAGGATGCTCGCCAATCTCCATCGACCCGCGAGCTGGTGTTGGCCTAGCGTTTGAgcgctttttttttgttgagatTAATTTGCGCGCTTTTTTGGATGGGGTCTCTCTTGCTATGCCCGGATAGGCGGATACGGATACCGGTACGCGATACGGGATACTCCGATATATCATTTTTCCAAAAACAAAGATACGGGGATAcgccaatatatataaaaaataaaaataaataaaagttttaGGAACTAGAATGTGAGAAAATAGTAGTTCCAAGGACTATAATACGTCATAAATTC
The nucleotide sequence above comes from Panicum virgatum strain AP13 chromosome 3K, P.virgatum_v5, whole genome shotgun sequence. Encoded proteins:
- the LOC120700112 gene encoding uncharacterized protein LOC120700112 gives rise to the protein MRLSEPIDICLPCWTACRQHVGCSMMQIFSLKLSKLPRGAAAGRSPIQVYGFMAVRDLLDPLRNYVFNRTREDPFVIHDLRSDAFIYLSGPKRGIYLQCRVLVEYDMRIKRGDDAGEEDDLPLIDGAATSSELTFIHGAITNRIKGDRGARVDIARALLHESVEATVQVWVTDSGSGGGGASGGLDLSITGFVGRIPEEIKIFRGTIGDLCRDVKRFVVAVRLNSVLILHFKVPALGADPVCKFAVTAVAHGCTYRCHELDSSSAIAYRSQSDLVESVLARVMRCELRIHSASVISGEYSCSLICS